From a region of the Tachysurus fulvidraco isolate hzauxx_2018 chromosome 5, HZAU_PFXX_2.0, whole genome shotgun sequence genome:
- the usp1 gene encoding ubiquitin carboxyl-terminal hydrolase 1 isoform X1: protein MISKIPGVQMEGVAVGVGSPVRKHRLSLKFLQRKETKRALDFTEPQAEEPDTAEPADTTSCDQEVPLPCASSGSCEKRESFVPFVGLNNLGNTCYLNSILQVLYYCPGFKDAVKTLYRMSKLKDKQKDDDAKSEKGDSCEDSIPVHMELLHSFQSLISSVEQLQSSFLFNPDKYNEGELATPPRRILNTLRQLNPMYEGYLQHDAQEVLQCILAYIQEACDTIKKELKSNPDEKPGESEQITRGETDGLMLTQEEEENSDGLNGKRKSDTEVGNAKKKPKSQSKPKKSDEESRPFTRSKRKSNSDVAGNSASDQTEVVQKGKEEKEGGSNTEEEKNEGTAKDTNKRKKRAKLNWLKPSGKQPSIFSKFRSMGRISSSVGDRGDSKDQDTSSSEQPQDKTTPKSEKTIQNQTAPKTEEAEVQGLDMLKQLFQGQLVLRTRCLECECYTERREDFQDISVPVQEDETSCSEASSEISPDPKPDQKTLRWAISQFASVERIVGQDKYFCETCHHYTEAERSLLFDKTPDVVTIHLKCFAASGSEMDPYAGLSKVNTPLLTPLKLSLEEWSTRPSSPHEQHHYRLFAVVMHSGVTINSGHYTTYVHMMDLHRTKLELQPQEESTEEKDGETKPLKKEVVSLPDYDDGEVSFNVSSKMKNTTNGTNLSSKAGGKRSTEGVSLLGGQRSISSYEISASKQTASEKPANMAAYASSPVPIGVLKKERDEVGDGVKEESQVSLNIALQNLLEYEGKWVLFDDSEVRLFEEEEFLHACSPVTCSTSTPYLLFYKKVSGEMN, encoded by the exons ATG ATCAGTAAAATACCAGGTGTGCAGATGGAGGGAGTTGCAGTAGGTGTGGGGAGTCCGGTCAGAAAACACCGTTTATCTCTAAAGTTCCTTCAAAGGAAAGAAACCAAGCGTGCACTTGACTTCACCGAGCCTCAGGCTGAGGAACCCGACACTGCAGAACCAGCAGACACCACAAG TTGTGATCAGGAAGTGCCATTGCCTTGTGCCTCATCTGGTTCctgtgaaaaaagagagagcttTGTACCTTTTGTTGGCCTTAACAATCTGGGAAACACCTGCTACCTTAACAGCATCCTTCAG GTATTGTACTATTGCCCCGGTTTTAAAGATGCTGTTAAGACGTTATATCGGATGTCCAAGTTAAAGGACAAACAGAAAGACGATGATGCCAAAAGTGAAAAG GGAGACTCGTGTGAAGACTCTATACCTGTTCACATGGAATTACTGCACAGCTTCCAGAGTTTAATATCTTCAGTGGAGCAGCTGCAGTCGAGTTTCCTGTTTAACCCAGACAAATATAACGAAGGAGAGCTGGCCACGCCCCCACGCAGAATACTCAATACTCTCAG acagtTGAATCCTATGTATGAGGGCTATCTGCAGCATGATGCTCAGGAGGTACTGCAGTGCATCCTTGCATATATACAGGAGGCCTGTGACACCATTAAGAAAGAACTGAAATCCAACCCAGATGAAAAACCAGGAGAAAGCGAGCAGATCACGAGAGGGGAAACAGATGGGTTGATGCTTActcaagaggaagaggagaactCTGATGGACTGAATGGGAAGAGGAAGAGTGACACAGAAGTGGGCAATGCCAAGAAGAAGCCCAAGTCACAGAGCAAACCCAAGAAAAGCGACGAGGAAAGCAGACCTTTTACCCGCTCAAAGAGAAAATCCAACAGTGATGTGGCTGGAAACTCAGCGAGTGACCAGACAGAGGTGGTACAGAAGGGCaaggaggagaaagagggaggaagcAACACGGAGGAAGAGAAAAACGAAGGAACCGCAAAGGACACaaataaaaggaagaagagGGCAAAACTGAACTGGTTGAAACCTTCAGGGAAGCAGCCCAGTATTTTCTCCAAATTCCGCAGCATGGGTCGAATCAGCTCTTCTGTGGGAGACAGAGGAGACAGCAAGGACCAGGACACAAGTAGCAGTGAGCAGCCCCAGGACAAAACCACTCCCAAAAGTGAGAAGACCATACAAAATCAAACCGCACCAAAAACAGAAG AAGCAGAGGTCCAGGGCTTGGATATGCTGAAGCAGCTTTTCCAAGGTCAGCTGGTGCTGAGGACACGCTGCCTGGAGTGCGAGTGTTACACTGAAAGGAGAGAGGACTTTCAAGACATAAGTGTACCAGTGCAAGAGGATGAGACCAGCTGCTCAGAGGCCAGTTCAGAGA TTTCCCCAGATCCTAAGCCAGATCAGAAGACTCTGAGGTGGGCTATCTCTCAGTTTGCGTCAGTGGAGCGGATTGTTGGACAGGATAAATATTTCTGTGAGACCTGTCATCACTACACTGAGGCAGAGAGGAGTCTTCTGTTTGACAAGACGCCTGATGTTGTCACCATTCACCTCAAGTGTTTTGCAGCCAGTGGCTCAGA GATGGACCCCTATGCAGGACTGTCAAAGGTGAACACGCCTCTCCTTACTCCCCTTAAACTCTCCTTGGAGGAGTGGAGCACACGGCCCTCCTCGCCGCACGAGCAGCACCATTACAGGCTCTTCGCTGTGGTCATGCACAGCGGAGTGACCATCAACAGCGGCCATTACACCACCTACGTCCACATGATGGACCTCCATCGCACAAAGCTTGAGCTTCAGCCTCAGGAGGAGAGCACGGAAGAGAAAGACGGAGAGACGAAACCACTAAAAAAGGAAGTGGTTTCTTTACCTGACTATGATGATGGTGAGGTGTCCTTCAATGTAAGCTCCAAAATGAAGAATACGACCAACGGAACGAATCTGTCTAGCAAAGCTGGAGGAAAGAGGTCTACAGAAGGCGTCAGTCTACTGGGAGGTCAGAGAAGCATCTCGAGCTACGAGATCAGTGCCAGTAAGCAGACCGCTTCAGAGAAACCTGCTAACATGGCTGCTTATGCCAGTTCTCCTGTGCCGATAGGTGTGCTGAAAAAGGAGAGAGATGAAGTAGGAGATGGTGTGAAAGAAGAGAGTCAGGTGAGCTTGAACATTGCTTTACAGAACCTTCTGGAATACGAAGGGAAGTGGGTGCTGTTCGATGACTCAGAGGTGAGGCTGTTTGAGGAAGAAGAGTTCCTACATGCATGCTCTCCTGTGACCTGTTCCACCTCCACACCTTACCTTCTCTTCTACAAGAAGGTCTCCGGGGAAATGAACTGA
- the usp1 gene encoding ubiquitin carboxyl-terminal hydrolase 1 isoform X2 — translation MEGVAVGVGSPVRKHRLSLKFLQRKETKRALDFTEPQAEEPDTAEPADTTSCDQEVPLPCASSGSCEKRESFVPFVGLNNLGNTCYLNSILQVLYYCPGFKDAVKTLYRMSKLKDKQKDDDAKSEKGDSCEDSIPVHMELLHSFQSLISSVEQLQSSFLFNPDKYNEGELATPPRRILNTLRQLNPMYEGYLQHDAQEVLQCILAYIQEACDTIKKELKSNPDEKPGESEQITRGETDGLMLTQEEEENSDGLNGKRKSDTEVGNAKKKPKSQSKPKKSDEESRPFTRSKRKSNSDVAGNSASDQTEVVQKGKEEKEGGSNTEEEKNEGTAKDTNKRKKRAKLNWLKPSGKQPSIFSKFRSMGRISSSVGDRGDSKDQDTSSSEQPQDKTTPKSEKTIQNQTAPKTEEAEVQGLDMLKQLFQGQLVLRTRCLECECYTERREDFQDISVPVQEDETSCSEASSEISPDPKPDQKTLRWAISQFASVERIVGQDKYFCETCHHYTEAERSLLFDKTPDVVTIHLKCFAASGSEMDPYAGLSKVNTPLLTPLKLSLEEWSTRPSSPHEQHHYRLFAVVMHSGVTINSGHYTTYVHMMDLHRTKLELQPQEESTEEKDGETKPLKKEVVSLPDYDDGEVSFNVSSKMKNTTNGTNLSSKAGGKRSTEGVSLLGGQRSISSYEISASKQTASEKPANMAAYASSPVPIGVLKKERDEVGDGVKEESQVSLNIALQNLLEYEGKWVLFDDSEVRLFEEEEFLHACSPVTCSTSTPYLLFYKKVSGEMN, via the exons ATGGAGGGAGTTGCAGTAGGTGTGGGGAGTCCGGTCAGAAAACACCGTTTATCTCTAAAGTTCCTTCAAAGGAAAGAAACCAAGCGTGCACTTGACTTCACCGAGCCTCAGGCTGAGGAACCCGACACTGCAGAACCAGCAGACACCACAAG TTGTGATCAGGAAGTGCCATTGCCTTGTGCCTCATCTGGTTCctgtgaaaaaagagagagcttTGTACCTTTTGTTGGCCTTAACAATCTGGGAAACACCTGCTACCTTAACAGCATCCTTCAG GTATTGTACTATTGCCCCGGTTTTAAAGATGCTGTTAAGACGTTATATCGGATGTCCAAGTTAAAGGACAAACAGAAAGACGATGATGCCAAAAGTGAAAAG GGAGACTCGTGTGAAGACTCTATACCTGTTCACATGGAATTACTGCACAGCTTCCAGAGTTTAATATCTTCAGTGGAGCAGCTGCAGTCGAGTTTCCTGTTTAACCCAGACAAATATAACGAAGGAGAGCTGGCCACGCCCCCACGCAGAATACTCAATACTCTCAG acagtTGAATCCTATGTATGAGGGCTATCTGCAGCATGATGCTCAGGAGGTACTGCAGTGCATCCTTGCATATATACAGGAGGCCTGTGACACCATTAAGAAAGAACTGAAATCCAACCCAGATGAAAAACCAGGAGAAAGCGAGCAGATCACGAGAGGGGAAACAGATGGGTTGATGCTTActcaagaggaagaggagaactCTGATGGACTGAATGGGAAGAGGAAGAGTGACACAGAAGTGGGCAATGCCAAGAAGAAGCCCAAGTCACAGAGCAAACCCAAGAAAAGCGACGAGGAAAGCAGACCTTTTACCCGCTCAAAGAGAAAATCCAACAGTGATGTGGCTGGAAACTCAGCGAGTGACCAGACAGAGGTGGTACAGAAGGGCaaggaggagaaagagggaggaagcAACACGGAGGAAGAGAAAAACGAAGGAACCGCAAAGGACACaaataaaaggaagaagagGGCAAAACTGAACTGGTTGAAACCTTCAGGGAAGCAGCCCAGTATTTTCTCCAAATTCCGCAGCATGGGTCGAATCAGCTCTTCTGTGGGAGACAGAGGAGACAGCAAGGACCAGGACACAAGTAGCAGTGAGCAGCCCCAGGACAAAACCACTCCCAAAAGTGAGAAGACCATACAAAATCAAACCGCACCAAAAACAGAAG AAGCAGAGGTCCAGGGCTTGGATATGCTGAAGCAGCTTTTCCAAGGTCAGCTGGTGCTGAGGACACGCTGCCTGGAGTGCGAGTGTTACACTGAAAGGAGAGAGGACTTTCAAGACATAAGTGTACCAGTGCAAGAGGATGAGACCAGCTGCTCAGAGGCCAGTTCAGAGA TTTCCCCAGATCCTAAGCCAGATCAGAAGACTCTGAGGTGGGCTATCTCTCAGTTTGCGTCAGTGGAGCGGATTGTTGGACAGGATAAATATTTCTGTGAGACCTGTCATCACTACACTGAGGCAGAGAGGAGTCTTCTGTTTGACAAGACGCCTGATGTTGTCACCATTCACCTCAAGTGTTTTGCAGCCAGTGGCTCAGA GATGGACCCCTATGCAGGACTGTCAAAGGTGAACACGCCTCTCCTTACTCCCCTTAAACTCTCCTTGGAGGAGTGGAGCACACGGCCCTCCTCGCCGCACGAGCAGCACCATTACAGGCTCTTCGCTGTGGTCATGCACAGCGGAGTGACCATCAACAGCGGCCATTACACCACCTACGTCCACATGATGGACCTCCATCGCACAAAGCTTGAGCTTCAGCCTCAGGAGGAGAGCACGGAAGAGAAAGACGGAGAGACGAAACCACTAAAAAAGGAAGTGGTTTCTTTACCTGACTATGATGATGGTGAGGTGTCCTTCAATGTAAGCTCCAAAATGAAGAATACGACCAACGGAACGAATCTGTCTAGCAAAGCTGGAGGAAAGAGGTCTACAGAAGGCGTCAGTCTACTGGGAGGTCAGAGAAGCATCTCGAGCTACGAGATCAGTGCCAGTAAGCAGACCGCTTCAGAGAAACCTGCTAACATGGCTGCTTATGCCAGTTCTCCTGTGCCGATAGGTGTGCTGAAAAAGGAGAGAGATGAAGTAGGAGATGGTGTGAAAGAAGAGAGTCAGGTGAGCTTGAACATTGCTTTACAGAACCTTCTGGAATACGAAGGGAAGTGGGTGCTGTTCGATGACTCAGAGGTGAGGCTGTTTGAGGAAGAAGAGTTCCTACATGCATGCTCTCCTGTGACCTGTTCCACCTCCACACCTTACCTTCTCTTCTACAAGAAGGTCTCCGGGGAAATGAACTGA